The following proteins are encoded in a genomic region of Abyssisolibacter fermentans:
- a CDS encoding alanyl-tRNA editing protein, which produces MTVKIYLDNPYLKQINATIVDAKFENGKYMVQLDKTIFYPHMCGGQPRDIGTIDGVKVLDVIKQGDKIIHVLENKIYNKKVNLSIDWHTRFDHMQQHTGEHILSACFKKLFNENNIGFHLGNNYSYIDISMHNLTEDAVFKIEQLANEIIYSNIQVKNYIVQKDELKNIPIRKKPIVDKNIRIIEIDGVDCTPCAGTHVRNTGEIGIIKIRKWENYKGNTRIEFVCGHRALLDYGQKNHQTNNISSILSVKDTECQQGVEKLLSSLNTASKEITSLKKELAEYKKEYLLKSYQKHNDIKIVKHIFDYTEMDFNTLRKISSDIINNNENYVIIFAIKSPDKCQLIIGKSKNVSINAKNVFNSIVGLINGKGGGNDTIAQGGGTDVSKLDECIALAELKLKEIL; this is translated from the coding sequence ATGACAGTAAAAATATATCTGGACAATCCATACTTAAAACAAATCAACGCTACTATTGTTGATGCAAAATTTGAAAATGGTAAATACATGGTTCAGCTTGATAAAACAATTTTTTACCCACATATGTGCGGCGGACAACCTAGAGATATAGGTACTATTGACGGTGTAAAAGTTTTAGATGTTATTAAACAAGGTGATAAAATCATTCATGTCTTAGAGAATAAAATTTATAACAAAAAAGTAAATCTATCTATTGATTGGCATACTAGATTTGACCATATGCAGCAGCATACGGGAGAACATATATTATCTGCATGCTTCAAAAAATTATTTAATGAAAATAATATAGGTTTCCATTTAGGCAATAACTATTCATATATAGATATATCTATGCATAATCTAACTGAAGATGCAGTATTTAAAATTGAACAACTAGCTAATGAAATAATATATTCTAACATTCAAGTAAAAAATTATATAGTTCAAAAAGATGAGCTCAAAAACATACCTATAAGAAAAAAACCTATTGTTGATAAAAACATCAGAATTATTGAAATAGATGGTGTTGATTGTACTCCATGCGCAGGAACTCATGTTAGAAATACCGGGGAGATTGGAATTATAAAAATCAGAAAATGGGAAAATTATAAAGGCAATACAAGAATTGAATTTGTATGCGGACATAGAGCATTACTTGATTACGGCCAAAAAAACCATCAAACAAACAATATTTCTTCTATTTTGTCTGTAAAAGATACAGAATGTCAACAGGGAGTTGAAAAGCTTCTGTCATCACTTAATACTGCTTCTAAAGAAATAACTTCATTAAAAAAGGAACTTGCAGAATATAAAAAGGAGTATTTATTAAAATCTTACCAAAAGCATAATGATATTAAAATAGTAAAACATATCTTCGACTATACAGAAATGGATTTTAATACTTTAAGAAAAATAAGCTCAGATATTATTAATAATAACGAAAACTATGTTATAATATTTGCTATAAAATCCCCTGATAAATGCCAATTAATTATAGGTAAATCTAAAAATGTATCAATAAATGCAAAGAATGTATTCAACAGTATAGTTGGATTGATCAATGGAAAAGGCGGAGGTAACGATACTATTGCACAAGGTGGGGGTACTGATGTAAGTAAACTTGATGAATGCATTGCCTTAGCTGAATTAAAGCTTAAAGAAATATTATAA
- a CDS encoding DUF4177 domain-containing protein, translated as MRKFEYKIENLRTYGMVSMVLTKEHEEKLNQLGKEGWELVGINGNTKGRSIVAIFKREKE; from the coding sequence TTGAGAAAATTTGAATATAAGATAGAGAATTTAAGAACATATGGAATGGTTTCCATGGTTCTTACCAAAGAACATGAGGAAAAGCTTAATCAATTAGGTAAAGAAGGCTGGGAGCTTGTAGGTATAAATGGAAATACAAAAGGTAGAAGTATAGTAGCTATATTTAAAAGAGAGAAAGAATAA
- a CDS encoding SPL family radical SAM protein, with product MKGRLILRNLKIDLWSSKFSHIYIEEEAYNYDLTKDILKRFRESDVINIKHYKDVFNRSHQSYSIQKKSPKLILAVKKDKFLYNGSNMCESFGRKNFYYTSTIMNCIYDCEYCYLQGMYTSSNIVIFVNIEDVFKEITQLLQEKSIYLCISYETDLLALDGITGYFKKWMEFAKANSNLELEVRTKSANISSIQKVDALSNVILAWTLSPQSIIESYELRTPSLKTRLKAIDTAIKRGWKVRLCFDPLIYVKNWDMKYTKMIDEVFSSINSELVYDIEIGLFRISKEFLKRFRKLKDNSEIFSYPYDCSKGICTYSPEHTKKLLELVYNNVRIYIDENRVYVKEW from the coding sequence ATGAAGGGAAGATTAATTTTGCGAAACTTAAAGATAGACTTATGGAGTTCTAAATTTTCACATATATACATTGAAGAAGAGGCTTATAATTATGATTTAACTAAAGATATTTTAAAAAGATTTAGGGAATCTGATGTAATAAACATTAAACATTATAAGGATGTATTTAATAGAAGTCATCAAAGTTACTCTATTCAGAAAAAAAGTCCTAAATTGATTTTAGCTGTAAAGAAAGATAAATTTTTATATAATGGCTCAAATATGTGTGAAAGCTTTGGAAGAAAAAATTTTTACTATACATCAACTATTATGAATTGTATATATGATTGTGAATATTGCTATCTACAAGGAATGTATACTTCTTCAAATATAGTTATTTTTGTTAATATTGAAGATGTTTTCAAGGAAATAACACAGCTTCTACAAGAAAAATCAATATATTTATGCATATCTTATGAAACTGATTTGTTAGCCCTTGATGGCATAACAGGTTATTTTAAGAAATGGATGGAGTTTGCCAAAGCAAATAGTAATCTAGAGTTAGAAGTCAGGACAAAGAGTGCTAATATAAGTTCTATTCAAAAAGTTGATGCTTTGAGTAATGTAATACTAGCATGGACGCTCTCTCCTCAATCAATAATAGAAAGCTATGAACTAAGGACTCCATCACTAAAGACAAGACTTAAAGCAATAGATACTGCAATCAAGAGAGGATGGAAGGTTAGATTATGTTTTGATCCTTTGATTTATGTTAAAAATTGGGACATGAAATACACAAAGATGATAGATGAAGTTTTTAGTTCTATAAATAGTGAATTAGTGTATGATATAGAAATAGGCTTGTTTAGAATTTCTAAAGAATTTCTTAAAAGATTTAGAAAACTAAAAGATAATAGTGAGATATTTTCATACCCTTACGATTGTAGCAAAGGTATATGTACATATTCACCAGAACATACAAAAAAACTCTTGGAACTTGTATATAATAATGTAAGGATATATATTGATGAGAATAGGGTATATGTTAAGGAGTGGTAA
- a CDS encoding MBL fold metallo-hydrolase gives MKLTVLGNNGPYPRAGGACSGYLIETDDTKILLDCGNGVLSRLQKICKIDELDAIIISHLHSDHISDIFILKYAIGLNLEKMQKAPIPLYMPMDNECFIQQMNYNNAFNIIQIDEETTIDINNLEISFKKMTHPVESYAIKILTNNRSFVYSGDTSYNDQLPEFIKNIDFFLCEASVLEKDRKIDTPHLSVKQAAQMAQNSIVKRLLLTHFWPEYKLEDIMAEASTEYNSILQLSEEMRAYYI, from the coding sequence TTGAAACTTACAGTTTTAGGTAATAATGGACCATATCCAAGAGCTGGAGGTGCATGTTCAGGATACCTTATTGAAACTGACGATACTAAAATATTATTAGATTGTGGAAATGGAGTTTTGTCTAGATTACAAAAGATTTGCAAAATTGACGAATTAGATGCTATAATTATTTCTCATTTACATAGTGACCATATTAGTGATATTTTTATATTGAAATATGCTATAGGATTAAATTTAGAAAAGATGCAAAAGGCACCTATACCATTATATATGCCAATGGATAATGAATGTTTTATACAACAAATGAATTATAATAATGCGTTTAATATTATTCAGATAGATGAAGAGACAACTATCGATATAAATAATTTAGAAATTTCATTTAAGAAAATGACACATCCTGTAGAAAGTTATGCAATAAAAATTTTAACTAATAATAGAAGTTTTGTATATTCTGGAGATACTTCATATAATGATCAATTACCTGAATTTATAAAGAATATAGATTTCTTTTTGTGTGAAGCGTCAGTTTTAGAAAAAGATAGAAAGATTGATACACCACATTTATCAGTAAAACAAGCTGCTCAAATGGCTCAGAATTCAATTGTAAAAAGATTGCTTTTAACACACTTTTGGCCAGAGTATAAGTTAGAAGACATAATGGCTGAAGCAAGTACAGAATATAATTCTATATTGCAGCTTAGTGAAGAAATGAGAGCGTATTATATTTAA
- a CDS encoding ECF transporter S component, with protein sequence MTREKIRFIVFGGLFITLVFVTTAIVPHIPVPFTEGYIHTGDSMIFIAAVLFGWKYGAIAGGLGSALADLYLEYAHWALPTLIIKGLMGVIVGIIAHNSHKRSKGVSVGISSAVLGIWIILAFWLKNLLSTILQNPDVTTFLIQKFELTDVNELSNMISRVQLVLTVAAILIPLIIIIVSKIANKNSKYLNANNMLGMMLAGVWMVIGYYFAGGILKGNMIVPIFSIPANILQFVGGGVIAYFIISALDKTKFINKLSQKN encoded by the coding sequence ATGACAAGAGAAAAAATTAGATTTATTGTATTTGGTGGATTGTTTATAACATTAGTTTTTGTTACAACAGCAATTGTACCGCATATTCCAGTTCCATTTACAGAGGGATATATACATACTGGAGATAGTATGATTTTTATTGCTGCAGTATTATTTGGCTGGAAATATGGTGCTATAGCAGGAGGACTTGGTTCGGCTCTTGCAGATTTATATTTAGAATATGCACATTGGGCTTTGCCTACGTTAATAATAAAAGGTTTAATGGGAGTTATTGTTGGTATTATAGCCCATAATTCACATAAAAGAAGTAAAGGTGTTAGTGTTGGAATTAGTTCTGCGGTATTAGGAATATGGATTATATTAGCTTTTTGGTTAAAAAATCTACTATCAACTATACTTCAAAATCCTGATGTAACAACGTTTCTTATACAGAAATTTGAATTAACAGATGTCAATGAATTATCAAATATGATTTCAAGAGTACAATTAGTTCTTACAGTAGCTGCAATATTGATACCTTTGATTATAATAATAGTTTCAAAGATAGCAAATAAAAATAGTAAATATTTAAATGCAAATAATATGCTGGGCATGATGTTAGCAGGTGTTTGGATGGTAATAGGGTATTATTTTGCAGGAGGTATATTAAAGGGTAATATGATTGTACCGATATTTAGTATTCCTGCAAATATACTTCAATTTGTAGGCGGAGGGGTAATCGCTTACTTTATAATTTCTGCTCTTGATAAAACTAAATTTATTAATAAATTATCACAAAAAAACTAA
- the sdaAA gene encoding L-serine ammonia-lyase, iron-sulfur-dependent, subunit alpha, whose product MTFNFNCGNELVKLCNVHNKAIWEIMLARESENSGKNSDEILEMMKENLIVMKNAVIKGLNEDTKSISGLVGGDAKLLNNRYKKNKTVSGTKMVKAVASAMAVVEVNASMGQVVAAPTAGSCGILPGVLISVGEDFNFSEDELVKGLLTASAVGLIIAKNATVSGAEGGCQAETGAASAMAAAAVVELLQGTPEEALHGAAMTIKNILGLVCDPIAGLVECPCVKRNAIGTANALISADMALAGIKSVIPFDEVVEAMYIVGKTLPATLRETAMGGLADTPTGRKLAKIIFGN is encoded by the coding sequence ATGACATTTAATTTTAATTGCGGAAACGAATTAGTTAAACTATGCAACGTACATAATAAAGCGATTTGGGAAATTATGCTAGCAAGAGAATCTGAAAATTCTGGTAAAAATTCAGATGAAATACTAGAGATGATGAAAGAAAATTTAATAGTTATGAAAAATGCGGTTATAAAAGGTCTTAATGAAGATACAAAATCTATAAGTGGATTAGTTGGTGGTGATGCAAAGCTATTAAATAATAGGTACAAAAAAAATAAAACTGTTTCAGGAACTAAAATGGTAAAAGCAGTTGCAAGTGCTATGGCAGTTGTAGAAGTAAATGCTTCAATGGGACAGGTTGTTGCAGCACCCACAGCAGGATCATGTGGAATTTTACCAGGAGTTCTTATTAGTGTTGGTGAAGATTTCAATTTTAGTGAAGATGAATTAGTAAAAGGGTTACTTACAGCTTCAGCTGTAGGTTTAATAATAGCTAAAAATGCTACAGTATCAGGAGCTGAAGGAGGATGCCAAGCAGAAACAGGAGCTGCATCTGCTATGGCTGCTGCAGCTGTAGTAGAGTTATTGCAAGGAACTCCAGAAGAGGCATTACATGGTGCAGCTATGACTATTAAGAATATTTTAGGATTAGTTTGTGATCCTATAGCAGGATTGGTAGAATGTCCTTGTGTTAAGAGAAATGCTATAGGTACTGCAAATGCTTTAATATCAGCAGATATGGCATTAGCTGGCATTAAAAGTGTGATTCCTTTTGATGAGGTAGTAGAAGCTATGTATATAGTTGGGAAAACTTTACCTGCTACATTAAGGGAAACTGCTATGGGAGGGTTAGCAGATACACCTACGGGAAGAAAACTTGCAAAAATAATTTTTGGTAATTAA
- a CDS encoding SDR family NAD(P)-dependent oxidoreductase: MNTAIVTGASSGIGLSIAVKLIDLGYKVYGIARDFSKIDYENSNFIKVCCDITDTPNLTKEIKRIRKEEDIYILVNNAGIGYFGMHEEINPAKLSKMVATNFQAPLVITHLLLRSIKKSQGYIINISSITATKPSRFGCAYAATKAGISHFSISLYEEVRKYGVKVVTIQPDMTKTNFYDNSNFREGDDEESYITPDCVAKAVETILTQRDGTIITNITIQPQKHMIKRK, encoded by the coding sequence ATGAATACAGCAATAGTGACAGGTGCATCATCAGGAATAGGACTTTCAATAGCTGTTAAATTAATAGATTTAGGATATAAAGTATATGGTATAGCAAGAGATTTTAGTAAGATTGACTATGAAAATAGTAATTTTATAAAAGTATGTTGTGATATAACTGATACACCAAATTTGACAAAAGAAATAAAAAGAATTAGAAAAGAAGAGGATATATATATACTTGTTAATAATGCCGGTATAGGTTATTTTGGTATGCATGAGGAAATAAACCCTGCTAAGCTTTCTAAGATGGTTGCTACGAATTTTCAAGCACCTTTAGTTATAACTCATCTTTTACTTAGAAGTATAAAAAAATCGCAAGGATATATAATAAATATATCATCTATAACAGCAACTAAACCTAGTAGATTTGGTTGTGCTTATGCAGCTACAAAAGCAGGAATAAGTCATTTCTCTATTAGTTTATACGAAGAAGTTAGAAAATATGGAGTAAAAGTTGTTACTATTCAGCCAGATATGACTAAAACTAATTTTTACGATAATAGTAATTTTAGAGAAGGAGATGACGAGGAGAGTTACATAACACCTGATTGTGTTGCTAAAGCTGTTGAAACTATCTTAACACAAAGAGATGGTACAATAATCACTAATATAACAATACAGCCGCAAAAGCACATGATTAAGAGGAAATAA
- the arcA gene encoding arginine deiminase → MTCYNKTGLNVRSEIGKLRTVLLHRPGREIENITPDLMERLLFDDIPFLEVAAREHDAFADVLRNNGVEVLYLEKLAAEAISDKLIRDKFVDEFLNEAKIRGLGVKQQLKIYLEQLDNQALIDKLMAGIRTKELKSHKIISLAEMVKSNYPFVIDPMPNLYFTRDPFATIGSGITLNHMRTETRNRETIFAKYIFEYHPRFKDCNIPIWFNRNEELSLEGGDELILNDKVLAIGISQRTDAGAIEKFARNLFSSEEGFDTILAFDIPKKRAFMHLDTVFTMIDYDKFTIHPGIEGPLTVFSITKDANNINGFKIVKEEAELNEILKKYLNLDSVTLIRCAGGDPIDSAREQWNDGSNTLAISPGEVVVYSRNHVTNKLLQEHGIKTHIIPSSELSRGRGGPRCMSMPLIRDDLK, encoded by the coding sequence TTGACTTGTTATAATAAAACCGGTTTAAATGTTAGATCTGAAATAGGCAAATTAAGAACAGTACTCCTTCACAGACCAGGTCGAGAAATCGAAAATATAACACCTGATTTAATGGAAAGACTTTTGTTTGATGATATTCCATTTTTAGAAGTTGCTGCTAGGGAACATGACGCATTTGCAGATGTTTTGCGTAATAATGGTGTAGAAGTTTTATATCTTGAAAAATTAGCAGCTGAAGCTATATCAGATAAATTAATAAGAGATAAGTTTGTTGACGAATTTTTAAATGAAGCAAAAATAAGAGGATTAGGTGTAAAACAGCAGTTAAAAATATATCTAGAGCAATTAGATAATCAAGCTTTAATAGATAAGCTGATGGCTGGTATAAGAACTAAAGAACTTAAATCACATAAAATTATTTCATTAGCTGAAATGGTTAAGTCAAATTATCCATTTGTAATAGATCCAATGCCAAATTTATATTTTACTAGAGACCCATTTGCTACAATAGGTTCAGGTATTACATTAAACCACATGAGAACAGAAACAAGAAATAGAGAAACAATTTTTGCAAAATATATATTTGAATATCATCCAAGATTTAAAGACTGTAATATTCCAATATGGTTTAATAGAAATGAAGAATTATCATTAGAAGGTGGAGACGAACTTATATTAAATGACAAGGTACTAGCTATAGGCATATCGCAAAGAACGGATGCAGGAGCTATAGAAAAATTTGCTAGAAATTTATTTAGTAGTGAAGAAGGCTTTGATACAATACTTGCTTTTGATATACCTAAAAAGAGAGCGTTTATGCATCTTGATACAGTATTTACGATGATTGATTATGATAAATTCACTATACATCCGGGTATAGAAGGCCCATTAACTGTATTTTCTATAACAAAGGATGCTAATAATATAAATGGTTTTAAAATAGTTAAAGAAGAAGCTGAATTAAATGAGATATTGAAAAAATATCTGAACTTAGATTCAGTTACTTTAATAAGGTGTGCTGGTGGAGATCCGATAGATTCAGCTAGAGAGCAATGGAATGACGGTTCTAATACACTAGCTATTTCGCCTGGAGAAGTTGTAGTATATTCTAGAAATCATGTAACAAACAAACTTTTACAAGAGCATGGAATTAAAACTCATATTATACCTAGTTCAGAATTATCAAGAGGTAGAGGTGGTCCTAGATGTATGAGTATGCCTTTAATTAGAGATGATTTAAAATAA
- a CDS encoding GntR family transcriptional regulator — MKIIISNSSNQPIYEQIVDQIKGLILKNDLEEGDGLPSIRNLAKELQISVITTKRAYEILEREGFIETVRGKGSFVAAQNKELLKEKKMKVIEDKLVEVVNEGKMLGLSLEELLEMLSVLYEED; from the coding sequence ATGAAAATAATTATTTCAAATTCTTCTAATCAACCAATATATGAGCAGATAGTTGATCAGATTAAAGGGCTTATATTAAAAAATGATTTAGAAGAAGGAGATGGGTTACCATCTATAAGAAATCTTGCAAAAGAGTTGCAAATAAGTGTTATTACTACAAAAAGAGCATACGAAATATTAGAAAGAGAAGGTTTTATAGAAACAGTTAGAGGAAAAGGATCATTTGTTGCTGCTCAAAATAAAGAACTATTGAAAGAAAAAAAGATGAAAGTAATAGAGGATAAGCTGGTTGAGGTTGTAAATGAAGGCAAAATGTTAGGTCTTAGCTTAGAAGAATTACTGGAAATGTTAAGTGTTCTATATGAAGAAGATTAA
- a CDS encoding phosphatidylserine decarboxylase, which produces MTIYYKNRNNDTIHEENIAGIKYLKWLTESYSGKLTLKYIVKKKLFSILYGKFQDTNLSKSKIKDFVNNFNIDMSEAQRENISDYTNFNDFFTRKLKKESREIIFDNSVLISPADSKLMAYENINTDNMIQVKGSYYSLSELLDDKDQAKNYNNGCCLIFRLCPTDYHRFHFPDSGEIGDVNKIKGEYFSVNPIILSNVPKVYCRNKRHIATLKSDNFGNISIIEVGATCVGTIIQTYKPHTKINRGDEKGYFKFGGSTVILLLKENTVKIDDDIIKNSLEGIETQVYMGEKIGRKYDTL; this is translated from the coding sequence ATGACTATTTATTATAAGAATAGAAACAATGATACAATACATGAAGAAAACATAGCAGGTATCAAATATCTAAAGTGGTTAACTGAATCTTACTCTGGAAAGCTTACATTGAAATATATTGTTAAAAAGAAATTGTTTTCTATATTATATGGAAAATTTCAAGACACAAATCTTAGTAAAAGTAAAATCAAAGACTTTGTGAACAATTTTAACATTGATATGTCAGAAGCTCAAAGAGAAAATATAAGTGATTATACTAACTTTAACGATTTTTTTACTAGAAAACTAAAAAAAGAAAGCAGAGAAATAATATTTGATAATAGTGTATTAATTTCACCAGCGGATAGTAAACTGATGGCATATGAAAATATTAATACAGACAATATGATACAAGTAAAAGGGTCTTATTATAGTTTATCAGAATTGTTAGATGATAAAGATCAAGCTAAAAATTACAACAATGGCTGTTGTCTAATATTTAGGCTTTGTCCGACAGACTATCATCGTTTTCATTTTCCTGATAGCGGGGAAATTGGCGATGTAAATAAAATCAAAGGTGAATATTTTTCAGTTAATCCTATTATTTTATCAAATGTTCCAAAAGTTTATTGTAGAAATAAACGACATATAGCTACCCTTAAATCAGATAATTTTGGAAATATAAGCATCATAGAAGTCGGAGCAACTTGTGTAGGTACTATTATACAGACATATAAACCTCATACAAAAATTAATAGAGGTGATGAAAAAGGATATTTTAAATTTGGTGGTTCTACAGTAATTTTATTACTAAAAGAAAATACAGTTAAAATAGATGATGACATAATAAAAAATTCCCTAGAAGGTATAGAGACACAAGTTTATATGGGTGAAAAAATAGGTAGAAAATACGATACGCTTTAA
- a CDS encoding ABC transporter ATP-binding protein: MNNNILEVKNLTKEYDKFTLKNINFSLEKGYIMGFIGPNGAGKSTTIKLIMNLVRRNSGQVKIFGLDNIKYEREVKNRIGFVYDENHYYEELSVNQMKKIIAPFYDRWDEKIFQKYIKEFDLNPKKKIKQLSKGMKMKFSLAIALSHNAELIIMDEPTSGLDPVFRSEILDILYNLIQDENKGIFFSTHITTDLDKIADYITFINNGEIVFSKAKDDLLDKYAVVKGGLEILNDETKKNFIGFRKNSFGFEALTDDVAKVQRLHKDDVILEKATLEDIMVYTVRG, from the coding sequence ATGAACAATAATATATTAGAAGTTAAAAATTTAACAAAAGAATATGATAAGTTTACATTGAAAAATATTAATTTTTCATTAGAAAAAGGCTATATAATGGGTTTTATTGGTCCAAATGGTGCTGGGAAAAGTACAACTATAAAGCTTATTATGAATCTAGTTAGAAGAAATAGCGGACAGGTGAAGATATTTGGACTTGATAATATCAAGTATGAGAGAGAAGTGAAGAATAGGATAGGGTTTGTTTATGATGAAAATCATTATTATGAAGAATTATCTGTAAATCAAATGAAAAAAATAATTGCTCCATTTTATGATAGATGGGATGAGAAAATTTTTCAAAAATATATTAAAGAATTCGATTTAAATCCTAAGAAAAAAATAAAACAACTTTCAAAGGGTATGAAGATGAAATTTTCACTAGCTATTGCTTTATCACATAATGCTGAATTAATAATTATGGATGAACCGACATCAGGATTAGATCCAGTTTTTAGAAGTGAAATATTAGACATATTATATAATTTGATACAAGATGAAAACAAGGGTATATTCTTTTCTACACATATCACTACTGATTTAGATAAAATAGCAGATTACATAACTTTTATTAATAATGGAGAAATTGTATTTTCTAAAGCTAAAGATGATTTATTAGATAAATACGCTGTGGTAAAAGGTGGGTTAGAAATTTTAAATGATGAAACTAAAAAGAATTTCATAGGATTTAGGAAGAATTCATTTGGATTTGAAGCATTAACAGATGATGTGGCAAAAGTACAAAGGTTACATAAAGATGATGTAATATTGGAAAAAGCGACTTTAGAGGATATAATGGTTTATACAGTTAGGGGGTAA
- a CDS encoding ABC-2 transporter permease, with product MLKLVVKDLYLLRKSNIYIILYSLFMSIIGMFQNDVAYFLFPMCIFMMVYVTSFYINSYDDKNDSEVYFVSLPINKKDIVRAKYLSLILYIILFGISTIIFTNAIKALDSYLVLNILNGKPANIWNIIGALISILFFYSFYYPFYFKFGGNKLRMANSLIFMIIVLLPAALSKLSGGITDNVVFKWVTSLKYEQGLLLFSGVFLALYIVSMLLSQCLYYRRDI from the coding sequence ATGTTAAAGTTAGTAGTAAAAGATTTATATTTATTAAGAAAATCAAATATTTATATAATATTATATTCATTATTTATGTCAATAATAGGTATGTTTCAAAATGATGTAGCATATTTTTTATTTCCTATGTGTATATTTATGATGGTATATGTAACATCATTTTATATTAATTCCTATGATGACAAAAATGATTCTGAAGTATATTTTGTTAGTTTACCTATAAATAAAAAGGATATAGTAAGAGCTAAATATTTAAGTTTGATATTATATATAATTTTGTTTGGTATATCAACAATAATATTTACTAATGCAATAAAAGCTTTAGATAGTTATTTGGTTTTAAATATTTTGAATGGAAAGCCTGCAAACATATGGAATATAATTGGTGCTTTAATTAGTATATTGTTTTTCTATTCTTTTTACTATCCGTTTTACTTTAAATTTGGAGGTAACAAGTTAAGAATGGCTAACTCATTAATATTTATGATAATTGTACTATTACCAGCAGCTTTGTCAAAGCTAAGTGGAGGTATTACGGATAATGTTGTTTTTAAATGGGTAACTAGTTTAAAATATGAGCAAGGTCTGTTGTTATTTTCAGGAGTATTTTTAGCATTATATATTGTATCAATGCTTTTATCTCAGTGTTTATATTACAGAAGAGACATTTAA
- a CDS encoding ABC-2 transporter permease → MINLLKKDLRVTFTKLNIGIIAFLFIFMGYIFIDSNDNSQNIAVISFIIASVFTSTSFAYEEKSNTDLIINSLPVTRTDIVKAKYVGILFFTVLALMFTLLLTTVANLTGLMINDIYKIDLVSLLLVCVLTIILNCILYPIFFKMGYRKAKIIWIIIYMLFFTIINLSVGLQCKISEFVSNNSIQIYGITALIVFIIYILSYKISYKLYNYKDL, encoded by the coding sequence ATGATTAATTTATTAAAGAAAGATTTAAGAGTTACATTTACTAAATTGAATATAGGAATAATTGCTTTCTTATTTATATTTATGGGATACATATTTATAGATTCTAATGACAATAGCCAAAATATAGCAGTTATATCATTCATTATTGCATCTGTATTTACATCAACTTCGTTTGCATATGAAGAAAAAAGTAATACTGATCTTATAATAAATTCTCTGCCTGTAACTAGAACAGATATTGTAAAAGCAAAATATGTGGGTATTTTATTTTTTACTGTATTAGCATTAATGTTTACATTGCTATTGACAACTGTTGCAAATTTAACAGGATTGATGATTAATGATATTTATAAAATAGATTTAGTTTCATTATTGTTAGTTTGTGTTCTTACTATAATTTTGAATTGTATATTATATCCTATATTTTTCAAAATGGGATACAGAAAAGCTAAAATTATTTGGATTATTATATATATGCTATTTTTTACGATAATAAATTTAAGTGTTGGATTACAATGCAAAATTTCTGAATTTGTTAGTAATAATAGTATCCAAATTTATGGAATAACAGCTTTGATTGTATTTATAATATATATTTTATCCTATAAAATTTCATATAAATTATATAATTATAAAGACCTATAA